One window from the genome of Glycine soja cultivar W05 chromosome 12, ASM419377v2, whole genome shotgun sequence encodes:
- the LOC114380583 gene encoding uncharacterized protein LOC114380583 isoform X2 — protein sequence MANVTGSGPVAEKGPVTRSSTESLSNKAVASGSVTTATPNRKSEWLEKRTPPSLSARITVRFGQKTPSPLRRSERTKNASPSSSSDPSASKSKSSGSKCHCSGKQLAFEASGDEDDDNDDDEDEESGSEASSRLRPKRMTAREYRALFVKPKRDCNDKTNGMDRSTKEDYHEKTNGMDRSTQEDCHERTNENDRSTLEDCHDKTNGIDWSTQEDCHEKSNEVDRSAQEGDDGGRDKIDGCLKENCFDSAKDYKDILPPEDANGKEMRAEPKLSGPLKELLDNNVTVNSIVSSNAATCEPPSGAPERVQSESCKEETLQKLGSRDSISNENLIMKCVENDKGEKSISSKRKRNMVDMHANASAMLVDNDNSNLIEDAHPSRICGNVVETSGSRSKRIRHISLSESDVKRDGRKTANNVDQPSSKSYGDNLSTRNKDGNSGGPVDSKRPLGVTVETEKIRKQQRSLHLLLKPEIANLCEILRLPDNVKSMVENCLEYTMNNYQICTEPVSILQAFQLSLCWTAASLLNHKLDFEASLMLAKQNLNFDCKKEVVDEINSRLWTLKENFLKLTGNSNVVSYPKASESSNGVFSYIEETTEVELVKNDNSKNIKNFQKRKSQWNKLLLMQQEEKQKLKKDIENENDEFWRRYQIHRAAIQLCSPNDVTKEQKLKVFNTEYMKIIRELERQHEIRLKDLEAKQLKTRLTFPETLALDELLNPVASNEPGTKVDQTCDQAQHSNAPKALVSDHVAEGEGFNDMVEVITRIGTGIGLSEAPDANASVVVPCSSALELQTPLVKHADANNKCNNIAENEYDSQGNIFSKHSNSREQCSDGAISPPEEGVCVNYSCESHDFGQDAITRVLPSCNEEICDGKTLDVQCSDGAISSPEEGECVNYCFESHDFGQDAITRVLPSCNEEICDGKTLDVQCSDGAISSPEEGECVNYSCESHDFGQDAITRVLPSSNEDICDGKTLDVPSGEVAPTVCNTTSSNGDHVEISSRQGELDGTILSNPVCGSSIEVEANGSNDGAKNMAPVNSQSSEEDIPSVNTMSTSNCENAAQIHEADDNNGSKNAETLNSSLSDERISSLNSKSPQGHVRNENAMCMQNCENFAQSLEDDDSNGSNSVIPNPPLIDERNADRTIILNRDAHVGMVETVNFTPSTEQISGGAVDEDGLPNHISEKSVLDSVLSRPREAYSPRGSSDADCIILSNQPSFEKQNHDGVSSSIPVGQIPLEVSNTRHERISVNVLDGEEAVGRPATVNCTDYPENVIALNSSSMDQISNGGPLLDGDLSPGPCTSSPSNGRTLPDEQIPVLEPENSNKVAECQLTDSVVVNKNAISDQLEGVCRTMTENSLSLETPVSRPVDDLMEPLEQVHSLSSVESPPDPDTAREMKNTLVSSPVDIVPANQSINDSLVMEPPEQEAQLPSAGFLSSNQDLSNLPLVTGTEDQPSNEDDLPNHIPEMPIEIQNQVVQHASNSDRQEGVCRTMTENSLSLETPVSRPVDDLMVPLEQVQPLSSVESPPDRDTAREMQNILVSSSVDIVPANQSMNDSLVMEPPEQEGQLPSAGILSSNQDLANLPLVTGTEDQPSNEDGLPNHIPETSIEIQNQAVVQCASNVELDSCSRQVVHPASNMDLDSLLPGGVRLQSSDTRNLSTLTEINNHPIQPASQSASRIIRHLCLDPLTNELERLRILTDQNMKEYENKKLQLKYDFEKELEELYRKYDIKRKEVEVEFQNIRKNLDTQHNIVLVNKILAEAFRAKSMDLKVSGASRMQQDASVPQQLFQLASQQNATRPCLVGPSSCGPPADSMQSSYATTTSQTMVSPIQATYSTPGTFSSVSPRVPHINSLSSPLGNAQTAGEIRAPAPHLQPYRPPTSIPASSPCTVPHGRPSQPAPGNIPVTSPPFSHRTPWSMPANFQSVPHRGHWLVSTGGLSTPNLSSVNSCADANSQPGINLPNVRPHMPDLPTLMNLNLSKFSGNSTPANSAHPATSPDVVCLSDDE from the exons ATGGCGAACGTCACTGGTTCCGGTCCCGTCGCGGAGAAAGGACCAGTTACGAGGTCTTCGACAGAGTCATTGTCGAATAAAGCTGTTGCGAGCGGTTCCGTCACCACCGCCACTCCGAATCGCAAGTCGGAGTGGCTCGAGAAGCGGACGCCGCCGTCGCTCTCGGCGAGAATCACGGTGAGATTCGGTCAGAAGACGCCGAGTCCGTTGCGGAGATCTGAGAGAACGAAGAacgcttctccttcttcttcttcggaTCCTTCGGCTTCAAAATCCAAGAGTTCGGGTTCGAAGTGCCATTGCAGTGGGAAACAGTTGGCGTTTGAGGCTAGCGGTGACGaggatgatgataatgatgatgacgAGGATGAGGAAAGTGGCTCGGAAGCTTCATCGAGACTTAGACCTAAGAGAATGACTGCGCGCGAGTATCGTGCTCTCTTTGTTAAACCTAAGAGAG ATTGCAATGACAAGACAAATGGGATGGATAG ATCAACTAAAGAAG ATTACCATGAGAAGACAAATGGGATGGATAGGTCAACTCAAGAAG ATTGCCATGAGAGGACAAATGAGAATGATAGGTCAACTCTAGAAG ATTGCCATGATAAGACAAATGGGATTGATTGGTCAACTCAAGAAG ATTGCCATGAGAAATCAAATGAGGTGGATAGGTCAGCTCAGGAAGGTGATGACGGGGGTAGGGACAAGATTGATGGGTGCCTTAAAGAGAATTGTTTTGATTCTGCCAAGGATTATAAGGATATTCTGCCACCTGAAGATGCCAATGGTAAAGAGATGAGAGCTGAGCCTAAGTTGAGTGGGCCTTTGAAAGAACTATTAGATAATAATGTGACTGTAAATTCAATTGTATCATCTAATGCTGCAACTTGTGAGCCGCCCAGTGGGGCACCTGAAAGGGTTCAGTCTGAATCGTGCAAAGAGGAGACATTGCAGAAGCTAGGGTCAAGGGATTCTAtatcaaatgaaaatttgattatgaaatGTGTAGAGAATGATAAAGGTGAAAAATCGATATCTtccaagagaaaaagaaatatggtgGACATGCATGCAAATGCTTCTGCTATGTTGGTTGACAATGACAACAGCAACTTGATTGAGGATGCTCACCCATCAAGAATATGTGGCAATGTTGTGGAGACCAGCGGGTCACGTTCCAAAAGGATAAg GCATATCTCCTTATCAGAATCAGATGTGAAAAGGGATGGGAGGAAAACGGCCAATAATGTTgatcagccttcttcaaaatcttatggtgATAATTTATCTACTAGGAACAAGGATG GAAATTCTGGAGGTCCAGTGG ACTCAAAGAGACCTCTAGGGGTCACTGTTGAAACTGAGAAAATACGGAAACAGCAAAGGAGCTTACATCTTTTACTGAAGCCAGAGATAGCAAATCTTTGTGAAATTCTGCGTCTCCCT GACAATGTCAAGAGTATGGTTGAAAATTGTCTTGAATATACTATGAACAATTACCAGATCTGTACAGAACCAGTGTCAATATTACAGGCTTTTCAACTATCTCTG TGTTGGACTGCTGCTTCTTTGCTAAATCACAAACTTGACTTTGAAGCTTCCCTCATGCTTGCTAAGCAGAACTTGAATTTTGACTGCAAGAAAGAAGTAGTGGATGAAATCAATTCAAGGCTCTGGACTCTGAaggaaaattttttaaaactcacaGGAAACTCTAATGTTGTCAGCTATCCAAAAGCTTCTGAATCATCAAATGGGGTTTTTTCTTATATAGAAGAGACAACAGAGGTTGAATtagtaaaaaatgataattctaaaaatattaaaaactttcAGAAGCGTAAAAGCCAGTGGAACAAGCTACTTCTGATGCAACAGGAAGAGAAGCAGAAGTTGAAAAAagatattgaaaatgaaaacgatGAGTTTTGGAGAAGGTACCAAATACACAGGGCTGCTATTCAATTATGTTCTCCCAATGATGTAACGAAAGAGCAAAAGCTCAAGGTTTTCAACACTgaatacatgaaaataattaGAGAATTGGAAAGGCAGCATGAAATACGTCTCAAGGATCTTGAGGCCAAGCAATTAAAAACAAGGCTGACATTCCCAGAGACTTTGGCACTGGATGAATTGTTAAACCCTGTTGCTTCAAACGAACCTGGGACTAAGGTTGACCAGACCTGTGATCAAGCTCAGCATTCTAATGCTCCTAAAGCCCTTGTGTCTGATCATGTTGCTGAAGGAGAGGGTTTCAATGATATGGTTGAAGTCATAACAAGGATTGGAACTGGGATTGGATTATCTGAAGCTCCTGATGCCAATGCCTCTGTAGTTGTACCATGCAGTAGCGCACTTGAACTGCAAACTCCTCTGGTCAAACATGCTGATGCTAATAATAAATGCAATAATATTGCTGAAAATGAATATGATAGTCAAGGAAATATTTTCTCTAAGCATTCCAATTCCAGAGAACAATGTTCTGATGGAGCTATTAGCCCGCCAGAGGAAGGTGTGTGTGTAAATTATAGTTGTGAATCTCATGATTTTGGGCAGGATGCTATAACCCGAGTTCTGCCTTCATGTAATGAAGAGATATGTGATGGGAAAACATTAGATGTTCAATGTTCTGATGGAGCTATTAGCTCACCAGAGGAGGGGGAGTGTgtaaattattgttttgaatCTCATGATTTTGGGCAGGATGCTATAACACGAGTTCTTCCTTCATGTAATGAAGAGATATGTGATGGGAAAACATTAGATGTTCAATGTTCTGATGGAGCTATTAGCTCGCCAGAGGAGGGGGAGTGTGTAAATTATAGTTGTGAATCTCATGATTTTGGGCAAGATGCTATAACACGAGTTCTGCCTTCATCTAATGAAGACATATGTGATGGGAAAACATTAGATGTTCCCAGTGGAGAGGTGGCTCCTACAGTGTGTAACACCACCAGTTCAAATGGTGATCATGTTGAAATTTCTTCTAGGCAAGGGGAACTTGATGGGACTATACTGAGCAATCCTGTTTGTGGTTCATCAATAGAAGTTGAGGCTAATGGTTCCAATGATGGTGCAAAGAATATGGCCCCCGTGAATTCTCAATCATCTGAAGAAGATATCCCAAGTGTAAATACCATGTCCACATCAAATTGTGAGAATGCTGCACAAATCCATGAGGCTGATGACAATAATGGTTCAAAAAATGCTGAAACTCTGAACTCATCTTTGTCTGATGAAAGAATTTCCTCATTGAATTCAAAATCACCTCAAGGCCATGTCCGTAATGAAAATGCCATGTGCATGcaaaattgtgaaaattttgCACAGAGCCTTGAGGATGATGACAGCAATGGTTCAAATAGTGTCATTCCAAATCCACCTTTGATTGATGAGAGAAATGCTGATAGGaccataatattaaatagagatGCACATGTGGGAATGGTTGAGACTGTCAATTTCACTCCTTCAACAGAGCAAATATCTGGAGGTGCAGTAGATGAAGATGGCCTCCCCAACCACATTTCCGAGAAATCGGTTTTAGATAGTGTGTTGTCCAGACCACGTGAAGCTTATAGTCCCCGTGGTAGCTCAGATGCTGATTGTATTATTCTTTCAAATCAACCTTCTTTTGAGAAACAAAATCATGATGGAGTCTCATCAAGCATACCTGTTGGACAAATTCCACTTGAAGTGTCAAACACTCGTCATGAGAGAATCAGTGTAAATGTATTAGATGGGGAGGAAGCTGTGGGAAGGCCTGCCACAGTCAATTGTACTGATTATCCTGAGAATGTAATTGCTCTGAATTCTTCATCCATGGATCAAATATCTAATGGAGGTCCATTATTAGATGGAGATTTATCACCAGGGCCTTGTACTTCTAGCCCAAGCAATGGTCGGACCCTACCTGATGAACAAATTCCTGTCTTGGAGCCAGAAAATAGCAATAAAGTGGCTGAATGTCAATTAACAGACAGTGTGGTGGTGAATAAAAATGCCATATCTGACCAGCTGGAAGGAGTATGTAGAACTATGACAGAAAACAGTTTATCCCTGGAGACTCCAGTATCAAGACCAGTTGATGATCTCATGGAGCCTCTAGAACAAGTGCATTCATTATCATCTGTAGAGTCTCCACCTGACCCGGATACTGCTAGAGAAATGAAGAACACTTTGGTATCTAGTCCTGTTGATATTGTACCAGCTAATCAATCCATTAATGATTCACTGGTCATGGAGCCTCCAGAGCAGGAGGCGCAATTACCTTCTGCTGGTTTCCTTTCTTCCAACCAGGACCTATCTAATTTGCCTTTGGTGACTGGAACTGAAGACCAGCCATCCAATGAAGATGATCTCCCCAACCACATTCCTGAGATGCCAATTGAGATTCAAAATCAAGTTGTGCAACATGCCTCAAATTCAGACCGGCAGGAAGGAGTGTGTAGAACCATGACAGAAAACAGTTTGTCCCTAGAGACTCCAGTATCTAGACCAGTTGATGATCTCATGGTGCCTCTAGAACAAGTGCAGCCATTATCATCTGTAGAGTCTCCTCCTGATCGGGATACTGCTAGAGAAATGCAGAACATTTTGGTATCTAGTTCTGTTGATATTGTACCAGCCAATCAATCCATGAATGATTCACTGGTCATGGAGCCTCCAGAGCAGGAGGGGCAATTACCTTCTGCTGGTATCCTTTCTTCCAACCAGGACCTAGCTAACTTGCCTTTGGTGACTGGAACTGAAGACCAGCCATCGAATGAAGATGGTCTCCCCAACCACATTCCCGAGACATCAATTGAGATTCAAAACCAAGCTGTTGTGCAGTGTGCCTCAAATGTGGAACTTGACTCATGTTCTCGTCAAGTTGTACATCCAGCCTCAAATATGGACCTTGATTCACTTCTTCCTGGTGGAGTCAGACTACAGTCTTCAGACACAAGAAATTTGTCAACTCTCACAGAGATTAATAACCATCCTATACAACCTGCTAGCCAATCAGCTTCCAGGATTATTCGACATTTGTGCCTTGATCCACTTACCAATGAATTGGAAAGACTACGAATACTGACAGATCAAAATATGAAAGAATATGAAAACAAG AAATTGCAGTTGAAATATGATTTTGAGAAGGAACTCGAGGAACTTTACAGGAAGTATGACATTAAACGTAAGGAGGTTGAGGTTGAATTTCAGAATATAAGGAAGAACCTGGATACACAACATAATATAGTTCTTGTAAATAAGATATTGGCTGAGGCTTTCAGGGCTAAATCCATGGATCTTAAAGTATCTGGTGCTTCAAGAATGCAGCAAG ATGCAAGTGTTCCACAGCAACTATTTCAGCTTGCAAGTCAGCAAAATGCCACTCGGCCCTGTCTGGTCGGTCCATCATCTTGTGGGCCTCCTGCAGACAGCATGCAGAGTTCCTACGCTACAACTACCTCTCAGACTATGGTATCACCAATACAGGCCACTTACAGTACACCAGGAACTTTCTCCAGTGTTTCTCCAAGGGTACCTCATATCAACTCCCTTTCTTCACCTTTGGGAAATGCTCAAACTGCTGGGGAGATACGTGCCCCTGCACCACATCTCCAGCCTTATAGACCCCCAACATCCATCCCAGCCTCCAGTCCCTGTACAGTTCCGCATGGGAGGCCAAGTCAGCCTGCACCTGGTAATATTCCTGTAACTTCTCCCCCATTTTCTCACCGGACACCCTGGTCAATGCCGGCAAACTTTCAGTCTGTTCCTCATAGGGGGCATTGGCTTGTAAGTACAGGTGGGCTATCCACACCTAATTTATCTTCCGTGAATTCTTGCGCTGATGCTAACAGTCAACCTGGTATAAATCTGCCAAATGTTCGGCCACATATGCCAGATTTGCCTACATTGATGAACTTGAACCTATCCAAATTTAGTGGTAATAGCACACCAGCTAACTCGGCACATCCAGCTACATCACCTGATGTAGTCTGTTTATCAGATGATGAATGA